TCGTCTCGACCGGCATGTCGACCGAGGACGAGATCCGGCGCACGATCACGTTCCTGGAGGACCGCCGCGCTGACTACGCCCTGTTCCACGCGGTCAGCACGTACCCGGCTGCACCCGAGGAGCTCAACCTGCGCTTCATGTCGGTCCTGCACGAGTGGTCCGGCGGACGTCCGGTGGGCTACTCGGGCCATGACACGGGCATCTCCGCGTCCGTCGCGGCGGTCTCGCTCGGTGCGCACCTCATCGAGCGTCACATCACGCTCGACCGTGCGATGCGCGGCTCCGATCACCATGCCAGCCTGGAGCCTTCGACATTCGCTGCGCAGGTGGCTGCGATCCGTGACACGGAGGCCTCGCTCGGAGTGGCGCATCGGTGGATCACGCGCGGTGAGCTGCTCAACCGACGGGTGCTCGGCAAGAGCCTCGTCGCGACGCGCGACATTCCCGCGGGGGTCGAGGTCACGCGCGCCATGGTGACCAGCAAGAGCCCTGGCATGGGACTGTCGCCGCAGCACCTGGACCAGCTCGTGGGCCGCCGCCTCACGCGCGCGGTGGCACGCGACGACATGTTCCTCGACGACGACCTGCTCGACGCGGGGCTCCCCGCCTCGGTGTGCGGGCCGATCGATCTCGGCGTGCCGTGGGGGATAGTCGCCCGCTTCAACGATCTCGACGGGCTCATGGCCCGGTTCGCGAACGCAGGGCTCTCGTTCGTCGAGTTCCACGTCAGCGATCGCGACCTCGATGCCGGGCCGGACGAGCTGCCACAGGTGCAACGTCCGTACGGGCTGGTCGTACACGCGCCCGAGTACATGCACGATCGGCTCATCGACCTGTGCGCCGTCGACGCCGACCAGCGCGAGGCGTCCATCCATCGCATCCAGAAGACGATCGACTTCACGCGCAGGCTCGCCCGGCTCTTCGCCCCCACCTTCGAGCGCGGGCCGAAGATCGTCATGCACGTCGGGGGCATGTCGCCCGTCGCCGAAGGGTACGACACCCAGGGGGCGACCGAACGCCTGCTGCACTCGCTGAGGCGACTCGATCACGACGGTGTCGATCTGCTCCTCGAGAACCTGGCGCCGTTCCCGTGGTTCTTCGGCGGAAAGTGGTTCGGGCACGTGCTGACCAACGCGGACAGCGCCGAGTATCTCTGCCGCGAGTCGGGACTCGGCTTCTGCTTCGACACGTCGCACGCCGGCATGGAGTGCAACCGCAGCGGCGCCAGCCTGACCGAGTTCGCGCAGCGCGTGGCGCCCTACACGCGCCACCTGCACGTCTCCGACGCGGCCGGCACCGGTGGCGAGGGCCTGCAGATCGGTGAGGGCGACGTGAACTTCGCGGAGGTGCTGCCGCCCGTACTCTCACGTGCGCCGAGCGTCGTGCCGGAGATCTGGATGGGACATCACCAGCGTGGCAAGGGCTTCCAGGTGGCGTTGGAGTCGCTCGCCGACCTGCTCTGGGCCTCGCGAGCACTCGCACGCGCCACGGACCGCGGCCGCCGGCCGGCGACCGATCTGGTGCGCATCCCGGAAGGAGCCAGCATCCTGGGCGCACTGCGCGTGATCGATGCCAACGCGCTGGGCATTGGCTTCGTCGTGGACGCGAAGGGCGTGCTGCTGGGAGTCGTGACCGACGGAGACATCCGGCATGGGCTCGTCCGGCGGCGCACGCTCACCGGTCCGGTCGCCGACATCATGACCCGTCACTACGTGTACGCCACGGTCGACATGGCACCGGAGCAGATCCGCGCGAGCCTGCACGGGCGCACGCGCGTCGTGCCCATTCTGGATGCCGACAACCGCCTGATCGACTACGCGACCGACGCGTGGGTTCCCGACTACCGGAACGCCGGTCCGGCCTCCCCGACCGTTACCGCCCCTCGATGAAGCTCTCGGACTATGTAGTGGAATTCGTCGCCGACCAGGGCGTGAAGCATGTCTTCATGCTCCCGGGCGGCGGCGCGATGCATCTGAATGACTCGCTGGGGAAGTGTGAACGCCTGGCGTACGTGTGCAACCTGCACGAGCAAGCTTCGGCGATCGCCGCCGAGGCGTACGCGCGTGTGACCAACGACCTCGCCTGCGCGATGGTGACGACGGGTCCCGGCGGGACCAACGCGATCACCGGCGTCGCCGGAGCGTGGCTGGACTCGACGCCGGTGCTGTTCCTCTCGGGGCAGGTCAAGCGGGCCGACCTGAAGGGGGGCACCGCGCTGCGCATGCTCGGGGTGCAGGAGATCGATATCGTCTCGCTCGTCGCGCCGATCAC
This Roseisolibacter agri DNA region includes the following protein-coding sequences:
- a CDS encoding N-acetylneuraminate synthase family protein — its product is MSAESRHVRIGDRRVGPGEPCYVIAEVGVNHNGDLGIAKRLVDAAIAAGADAVKFQKRRLREVYQERIVDEPRLGEQGIQYVVPLLIEFELSDEAFRALHAYCAERGITFLCTPWDTSSADFLDALGVPAFKVGSPDMTNFPLLDHLAALGKPLLVSTGMSTEDEIRRTITFLEDRRADYALFHAVSTYPAAPEELNLRFMSVLHEWSGGRPVGYSGHDTGISASVAAVSLGAHLIERHITLDRAMRGSDHHASLEPSTFAAQVAAIRDTEASLGVAHRWITRGELLNRRVLGKSLVATRDIPAGVEVTRAMVTSKSPGMGLSPQHLDQLVGRRLTRAVARDDMFLDDDLLDAGLPASVCGPIDLGVPWGIVARFNDLDGLMARFANAGLSFVEFHVSDRDLDAGPDELPQVQRPYGLVVHAPEYMHDRLIDLCAVDADQREASIHRIQKTIDFTRRLARLFAPTFERGPKIVMHVGGMSPVAEGYDTQGATERLLHSLRRLDHDGVDLLLENLAPFPWFFGGKWFGHVLTNADSAEYLCRESGLGFCFDTSHAGMECNRSGASLTEFAQRVAPYTRHLHVSDAAGTGGEGLQIGEGDVNFAEVLPPVLSRAPSVVPEIWMGHHQRGKGFQVALESLADLLWASRALARATDRGRRPATDLVRIPEGASILGALRVIDANALGIGFVVDAKGVLLGVVTDGDIRHGLVRRRTLTGPVADIMTRHYVYATVDMAPEQIRASLHGRTRVVPILDADNRLIDYATDAWVPDYRNAGPASPTVTAPR